From Fulvivirga lutea:
TATCGATGAAGAGATCATTGAAATTGGTGAAAGAACGGTGATTGATCTGGGAATCCACGGTCTGCACCCCGAGCTGATAAAAATGATAGGTAGAATGAGGTTCAGATCTTCTTATGGACAAAACCTATTGCAACACTCGCGCGAAGTAGCCAACCTATGTGCGACTATGGCATCAGAATTAGGGTTGAATCCTAAACATGCCAAACGTGCGGGTCTATTACACGACATAGGAAAGGTTTGGCCTGAAGAAGCAGAAAAGCCACATGCTATTATCGGTATGGAGCTAGCTCAGAAATACAAGGAGCACCCTGTTATTTGTAATGCAATTGGTGCCCACCACGATGAAATTGAAATGACTCACCTACTCTCTCCAATTGTACAGGCTTGTGATGCCATATCAGGCGCAAGACCAGGTGCAAGACGCGAGGTAATGGAAAGTTACATTAAACGTTTAAAAGAACTTGAAGCCCTTGCATTGAGTTTTGATGGCGTTCATAAATGTTACGCAATTCAAGCCGGTAGAGAGTTAAGGGTTATGGTTGATGCTGATAATGTATCTGACGAAAGAGCAGGGCAGCTTTCATTTGATATTTCTCAAAAAATAGAAAAAGATATGCAGTACCCTGGCCAAATTAAGGTAACGGTAATAAGAGAAATGCGTTCAGTATCTTACGCTAAATAAACTGGATGACCTCAGATGAAAAATTAGATATTATCAACTCGTTCCTCTCCCCAATGATTAAGGAGAAGTTTAGTAAAGCTGAAATAGAGAAGATTTGCAAAGAGCTTTACTTGTGTAATACCAGAGATGAGCTGAGTCATAAAATTGACTATTATGCGATGGAATTTGCACACAGAGGTGAAATAGGAAATAAAAAAAAGGAGAGTTAAAACTCTCCTTTTTTATTTAGATGTAGTGGTTGAATCTTAGGATACTTTTACCTTATCCTTAGTTTTTTCAATAGCTCTATGGCCATCTCTGGCATGCTCTTCAGCTGTCCAATTAATTAACTTTTTAGCCTCATCTAATTTCTCGTTCGCTAAATCTTCAAGAGTGGCTCTTGTAGAATCAATTTCATCCACAATTCTTTTTCTTGTTTTTTTACCACTCTCAGGGGCAGTTAATATTCCTAATATTGCACCTGCAGTAATTCCTGTTACAAAAGATAAAGCTGTTTTCATTCCGTTATTCATAATTCTTATATTTTAAGTCAAAAAATTTATTTATTCGATGTGCTTGTTTCTAGCCTTTATGTGAGAAAGCAGTCCACATCCAGTATCTTTTCTCAATACTTTTCACGAAACCTTTCATCATATCTTCTGTACCTGAATCACCATTTTCAATGGAAATCTCAATGACGTTGAACATATGTTCTAATAATATTTCGTAATCTTTTAGTACTTCGCTCACCATCTCTAAGGCAGAAAGATCTGTACCTGTTTCTTTAATTTCTGATGTAGAAATGTATTCGCCCATTGTACTCATTGGTGTTTGACCGAATACTCTAATTCTTTCGGCTACATCATCAATGGCTTCAATGGCTTCGTTATACTGTTCTTCGAAATTTTCGTGAATGTCATAGAAATCTGCTCCTTTAACATTCCAATGAAAGTTTCTCAGTTTTTGATAATGGACACTGAAATTGGCAAGTAACTTATTCATTGCATCAGTTATCTCAGCTGTTTCCATTTTGGTATAACCAAGTCTTGCAAAAGTTTTCTGTTTTGTTTTTACTTTCTCCTTTATCATATTTCCGTTATCTGTACTCATAATTTTATTTAATTTTAGTATACATAACACGAAAAGCATACCACCTTAACAAAGGCTTAAAAATGCGTTTTTAGGAAGTTTGTAAAATATAGGTGATGAATAAAAGAAACAGTACTGTAGGATATTTTCTACATTTCAGATTTGAATTGAATGGTAAAAACTGTTTTTACTCCTACTTCGCTAGTAACTTCAATTTTAGCATTATGTGAGTGAAGTATATTTTGAACGCTGAGTAGCCCCAATCCTGTACCCTTTCGTTTACCACTGAAAAATGGCTCGAATAGCATTTTCATGTGCTCCTCGGATATTCCCTTTCCATTATCAGCAATCTGCAGGTATACATAATCATCCTGCCAGGTGGAAATCTTCAATACCCCCTGACCTTCTTTCATTGCTTCAATGGCATTAATTAATAAATTTAGAATGGCCGTTTGTAGTTGATCCTTATCTATCTGTAAGCTAGGTATCGATTGATCCAGGTCTAACTGAAGCTCCATATCCTTTAAATTCAGCCGGTCTTTTACCAATTCAATTGCTGAATTAACCACTTCATTTAAAGACATTAATTCAAGCTTTAAAGCCTTTGGTTTGGAGCTATTGAGCAATTCTGTGATTAAAGTATTAATTCGCTCAGCATTACGTTTGATGATGTCAAAATATAAATCTGCATCAACATCATCCGGAATTTCATCTTTCAACTGCTCAAGCGCTAATGTTAGATTGGTAAGCGGATTTCTGATCTCATGGGCTATTGAGCGTGCTATCTTACCCGTCATTGAAAGTTTTTCCGCTTTTAATAATTCCTGTTCAGCATTCTTTCTTCGCGTGTTATCTCTAATAACTGCCAAATAGATATCTTGCTCTTCTTCAACTATTCTCACACAATTGATAAGGCAAATTTTCTTTAACCCTTCTCCACTCTCGAGAATAGTTTCAAACTCTTCAACGTTATAATTTTCTTTTAAAAGATTGGCAAATTCATCGTACAATGATGCTTCTGCGAAAAAATCCTGAAAGGAACTACCCGTGGCAGATACTTCAAAATTATTTCTGAATGACTCGTTTACTTCAATGAGTTTTAATTCTGAATCCATTAAAGCAATAGAGTCTATCGACTCTTCAAATAATTTTTGATATCTACTAGTAGTACTCAATATTATATAATTCCGTATTCGTTAAGCTTATTATAAAGTGTTTTACGATCGACTTCTAAATATTCGGCCGCTTTAGATTTATTAAATGCGGCCTTTTTTAAGGCCATATTTATAGCCTTTATTTCTGCCACTTTTACTGCAGCCTTTAAGCTAAGGTTATCCTCTGCATTTACACTGGTATGATCTATACCTGTTACAATTTCTGCAGGTAAGCAAGTTTTATCTATCGTAGTTGATGATGCCAGTAAAACCGCCCGTTTTATCACATTTTTAAGTTCCCTGAGATTTCCCTCCCAGCTATAATGCTTTATTACTTCTAATGCTGATTTATCAAATCCTTTTATATTCTTATTTAGCTGATCATTAGCCAGCTTTAAAAAGTATTCGGCATAAATGACTATGTCTGCCTTCCTTTCCCGCAGTGGAGCCAGCTCGATTTTGAACTCGTTTAGCCTGTGATATAAATCCTCTCTAAAGTCACCACTCTGTATCAAGTCGGGTAAAGGCTCATTGGTTGCCACTACTACCCTAACATCAATATCTATTTCTTTATCTCCCCCAACACGTCTGATTTTTCGCTCCTGAAGAGCCCGCAGCATCTTCATTTGATTTTCATAACTAAGGTTACCAATCTCATCTAAAAACAACGTACCCCCTTTAGCCTGTTCGAAGCAGCCAGATTTATCGTTTATTGCTCCGGTGAATGAACCTTTAACATGGCCAAACAATTCGCTACCAGCTAAATCATCTGATAAGGCGCCACAATCAACAGCCAAAAATTTATGGCCTTTCCTCTCACTTTGTAAATGAATAGCACGAGCTACATATTCCTTACCTGTTCCTGTTTCTCCCTGAATAATAACAGACATATTGGTAGGAGCAATTAAATCAACATGTTTCCAAACCACTTCAGATTGCGGACTTGCACCTTTAATGATGGTAAGCTCTTCCTTTTGTGATTTCTTCGGCTTTGTAGATTTAGAATCTAAAATTGGTTGATGGTGCGAGCTAATGGCCTCCTTCACCATCATCAGTATTTCATCTGGATAAAGAGGTTTTGTTACGTAATTATAAGCCCCCTTTTTTAGCGCATCCACTGCTATTTTAACATCGGAATAACCTGTGATGATAATTACCGGTAATTGAGGGTGCAAGACCTTTATTTTGCGAAGCATATCAATTCCGGAATAATCGGGCAATTTGAAATCGCAGAGAACTAAATCAGGCTTATCCTTTTTCAACAATTTAAACCCAGATTCACCATCTTCGGCCGTAGATACTGAATAGTCGTTTTTACTTAACAACCTCTCAAGTAAAAGGCATATATCTTCATCATCATCAATAATTAATACTTTATAATTCATTTAACGTTTGATAAAAAAGCTTCTATTATATCATTTTTTGTAAATGGCTTCTTAATAAAACCTGCCACTTTAAACTCCTTCACTCTTTCTTCCTCCTCCTTACCGTCATAGGCACTTATAACAACCACATTGGTTGTATAATTATCCTGATTCATTTTTTCAAGAAGGTCAAAGCCGGTTCCGTCCTCAAGGTTCAGGTCGAGGAAAATTAAATCAAACTGATGATTTTCTATTTCTTCAGCACCTTCACCAATGGACGTGCAATACTTTATTTTATCAGTATATGGCCTGAGCATGAGCGATACCATTTGCCCTATGTCTTCTTCGTCATCTACGATAAGTACTTCAGGTGGTGACATTCGTTTAATCTAAGTATTTATTTTAAACTAGACCAGTTTCATCGAAATCATATCGAACATTTATTGCACGTTTCTCATTATATTAGTGATACTACATTTGAGATTATGGAGCAATTTATCTTATCATTTGAAAACCTTTCGCCACTTTATAAATTAGGCTGGGTAGTGTCTTGTTTATTATTTGTGTGGATTTTGGAATTGATTATTCCATTGGCTCAGCACAAGTACAATAAGATCAAGCACGATGGAATCAACCTGGTATTCTTTTCTTTTTCACTGATCATTAATGTACTGGTCGGCATAGCAACCGTGGGTGTTTTCTACTGGATCAGCACCTCGCAAATAGGCTTAATACAAATGGTAGATTGGCCCTTCTGGGTTGAATTATTAATAGCAATAATGGCACTCGACTTTATTGCGCAATATGTAGTACATTATATGCTTCATAGAGTAAAATGGATGTGGAAAATGCACATGGTACACCACAGTGACACAAAAGTGGATGCTACTACAGGCACACGACATCATCCGGGCGATTACCTATTGAGAGAGTGTTTCGCCATTGCAACGGTAATCATATTCGGAATACCAGTGTCATTCTATGTATTCTACCGCATTTGCACGATATTCTTCACGTATATTACACACGCCAATATAAGTTTACCTGGCTGGCTCGATAAAATCTTAAGTTATGTTTTCATAACCCCGAATATTCACAAGTTTCATCATCATTTTGAACGGCCATGGACCGACACAAATTTTGGAAACATATTTTCAATCTGGGATCGTACATTTGGAACATTCGTTTATGACGACCCCAGAAAGATAAAGTTTGGTCTGGATGTAACTGATCCTGAACAGGACGAAAGTATAAGCTATCAGCTAGGGCTACCGTTAAATAAAAACATTAAAACGGATTATTGATTTTTATTTGTGCGTAGAGAAACTCCCTAAAAAAATCATCCTCTTGTCCATCGCCATCATAATCCATTAGTGAAGTGAATTTTAGCGATTATTCAGATGTCCCATAGGTAATGGTAATGAGTGTACTCAGGAAATAACCATGAGTCACCATCGGTTTGTCAAATTTAAGAGAGGATTGCAGCCAGAAATTAGCAATATCCAAGTTAGTAGCCCCGACAGGAATCGAACCTGTATCTGGAGTTTAGGAAACTCTTATTCTATCCATTGAACTACGGGGCCTGAAGTATTAAAAATTCAAAAATAGCGGATTACTGCTTTTTACCAAATCACTAATAATAGGTTTGATCTTTTAAATAATTAGGGAAAATAGTCAAATGCTTTTTTCTCACCTTTTCATAAATAGCATCTCTTAACTCAGCAATATTGATTTTCTTTTCCGCTGACACAAAAACAATATCATCGGAAGCACTTTTCCGATGCTTATGGTATTGCTTCATTGATTCAATAGGTGAATCCCCTTCTTCAGAAGGTTCCAGTAAGTCTACCTTGTTAAACACATAAATGGTTGGTTTATCATCTGCCCCTATGTCTTTCAATGTTTCTTTTACCACTTCAATGTGATCTTCATGGGCTGGATGAGCAACATCTACCACATGCAACAAAATATCAGCTTCTTTCACTTCTGCCAATGTTGACTTAAAAGACTCAATTAAATGGTGCGGCAGTTTTCGAATAAAACCAACGGTGTCAGACAAAAGAAATGGTATTGTATTGAATACCACCTTCCTAACAGTGGCATCTACCGTAGCAAATAGTTTGTCCTCTGCCTTTACATTACTTTTTGATAGTAAAGTCATAAGTGTTGATTTACCAACATTTGTATAACCAACTAATGCCACCCGAACAATTGTACCCCGCGATTTACGCTGAACGGCATTTTGTTTCTCTATTTTCTCAAGCCTTCCTTTTAAAACGTTGATTTGATTTCTGAGAATCCTTCTATCTGTTTCAATTTCCTTTTCACCAGCTCCACCTCGTGTTCCGGTACCCCCGCGCTGTCTTTCCAGGTGAGTCCACATTCTTGTTAATCGCGGCAGTAAATATTGATATCTCGCCAATTCCACCTGCGTTTTAGCCTGTGCCGTTTGTGCTCGTTGCAGGAAGATATCCAGTATCAATAAGCTTCGATCATAGATCTTCAACTTAACATCTCGCTCAAGATTTCTTAGCTGAGAGGGTGTAAGATCATCATCAAAAATTAGCACTTGAATATCATTAGATTTTGTAAAGGCTATTATTTCTTCAAGTTTTCCTTTGCCAACAAATGTTCTTATATCAGGCTTTTCTAACTTTTGTTTAAATATTTCAACGGTCTCTATCCCAGCAGTTTGCGCTAAAAAAGCCAGCTCAGAAAGATGCTCGTCTACAATTTCATCTAATGATTGTTTTTCATTAACAGAAACCAATACTGCCCTTTCCATCTCATTATGCTTTACTTTCTTACTCTTCATATATTGCTACCTTTTCTGTCGTATGTGCATGTAATATTTAACACAAAATTTATACTAGATCGGTTACTTTTCGATACCTTTGAACATTCACTTGTTGTATAGTTGGCAAATATACGCTTCTCTTAGAAGGTGCGCTGATGCCATTTGAACCTGATTGAACCGGCATTTATGAATATTGCTATTGTATTAAATACTTCCTGGAACGTTTACAATTTTAGAATGGGCCTTATTAAAGCCCTTCAAGAGCAAAACTACAAAGTTACTGTCATCGCTCCTAAAGATGAATATACTTCAAGGCTCATTGATGCAGGTTGTGATTATGAAGAAGTAAAGTTAGACAGTCGCGGGGCGAACGTAATAAAAGATATAGGGCTAATATTTGAGCTGGTTAAGATCTATCGCAAAGTAAAACCTGATGTAGTTTTACATTATACTATAAAGCCTAACATTTATGGCACTATGGCAGCAAAATGGCTGAATATTCCTGCCGTAAATAATGTGTGTGGCTTGGGAACAGTATTCTTGAAAAAGAATTTCGTTTCAAAGGTTGCTTCATGGATGTACAAGATATCTTTCAAATTCCCAAGAAAGGTATTCTTCCAAAATAATTACGATAAGAGATTATTTATTAAAAATGGTCTTGTTAAAGAAGGCATAAGTGATATCCTTCCCGGGTCCGGTATTGATTTAGAAAAGTTTAAAGCATCGGGAAATAAAAAGAGTGGACCTTTTACATTCTTACTTATCTCTCGATTAATCCATGATAAAGGAATTCTTGAATATATTAATGCAATTAAAATCCTAAAATCTGAAGGTCTGGATGCAAGATTTCAACTTTTAGGCCCTAAAGATCCTGAGCACAAAAGAGGTATTAAAAACGAAATTGTGGAAGAATGGATCAGTAGTAATACTGTAGAATACCTTGGCACGACAGATGATGTAAGAGAATTTATAAACAATGCTGATTGCGTTGTGCTACCTTCTTACCGAGAAGGTACTCCTAAATCACTTTTAGAGGCTGCCAGTTCTTGCAAACCAATTGTAACTACAAATGTTCCAGGCTGCAAAGATGTAGTTACTCATAATTACAATGGACTACTATGTAAGGTAAAAGACTCCAATGACCTGGCTTTAAAGATGAGAGAAATGTTCTCAAAAGATCAGTCGGAATTATCTTCTTTTGGTAAAAATGGCCGTACAAAAGTGGAGCAAGAATACAGTGAGAAAATTGTAATTGATAAATATTTGAAAACAATCAAATCCCTGGTCTCTTAAAGTTTTCAATTGATCACCTTCTTTTTAGCGCAGTGATGCGTATAATTGCTAAAACCTAATTTTTAGCAATCTCTTAACTATTACATGCGGCTTTTTCTGTTCATAATTATACCTACCATTATTGTTCTAAGCAGCAGTTGTGGTTCATATAAGCAGAATATATTATTAAAATCTGATAATAGCTCTGACTTTGTTAACAAGTTGTCTTCATCGGATAGCAACAGAATTATTGAGATTGGAGATTATCTGGAGCTAGAAGTTTTTACAAAATACGGGGAAAAAGTAATTGATCCTGACTATGAATTAGTTAGCGATAATTTGAATGCAGAGAAACTTCGACCTAAGCTCAAATACCTTGTTAGAAATGACGGTTCAGTAAAACTACCAATGGTTGGTGACGTATATCTTGAAGGTAAAAGCGTAAATAGTGCTGAGGAGTTTCTTCAAATGAAGTTTGAGACTTATTACCACCATCCTTTTGTAAAACTTAGAATTCTAAATAAGCGAGTAATAGTTTTAGGAGCTTCTGAAGGTCAGGTAGTGCCATTAGAAAATGAAAAAACCACTTTGGCAGAAGTGCTTGCATTATCACAAGGAATTACAAATAACTCCAAAGCTCATAATTTAAAAGTAGTAAGAGGCAGTGAAGTATTGCTTATAGACCTAACGACAATTGAAGGATTTCAAAATGGGAACATTTTAGTGGAACCAGGCGATGTTATATATATTGAGCCTATAAGGAGACCATTTACAGAGTTTATGCGCGATAATGGTCCTATTCTATCAGTAGCAACAAGTTTAATTTCATTAATAGCTGTTTTAATAAGTATCAATTAAAGTGGAAGCAGGTAATAAAGAAGAGTTTGAAGGAATTGATTTAGACAAGGCTATTTCTGTACTCAGAAAAAGTTGGGGCTGGATTATTTTAATTTTTCTACTTACCAATGTATCTGCCTACCTTGTTGTTAGATATACTAAGCCTTTATTCGAATCTTCCTCTGAATTAAAGTTAGATGTTGAGACGAATGCCACGGAACTAGGTCTTACCACTATTGGTGAAAACCAGAATCTTAATATTATCTCTGGTGAAATTGAACTTATAAAGTCAAAACTCTTCTTCAATAAAGTTATTGATGACTTTAATTTAGATGCTTTTTATTTTACTGAAGGAGATTTGCTTGATGATGAAAAATATAAGACCTCCCCTTTTAAAGTAGATTTTGAAGTTATTAATGAAAGCATTTATGACAAGAAAATACGCATTGAAATAATCGATTCTAATTCTTTCAAACTTTCTACTCCTGAAGAAAATAGTAATAAGGTTTATCAGTTTGGTCAGGTTATTAACACTAATAATGCCAATCTGATCATTAATAAAACGCCTTATTTCCTATCCA
This genomic window contains:
- a CDS encoding response regulator, with the protein product MSPPEVLIVDDEEDIGQMVSLMLRPYTDKIKYCTSIGEGAEEIENHQFDLIFLDLNLEDGTGFDLLEKMNQDNYTTNVVVISAYDGKEEEERVKEFKVAGFIKKPFTKNDIIEAFLSNVK
- a CDS encoding glycosyltransferase family 4 protein, producing MNIAIVLNTSWNVYNFRMGLIKALQEQNYKVTVIAPKDEYTSRLIDAGCDYEEVKLDSRGANVIKDIGLIFELVKIYRKVKPDVVLHYTIKPNIYGTMAAKWLNIPAVNNVCGLGTVFLKKNFVSKVASWMYKISFKFPRKVFFQNNYDKRLFIKNGLVKEGISDILPGSGIDLEKFKASGNKKSGPFTFLLISRLIHDKGILEYINAIKILKSEGLDARFQLLGPKDPEHKRGIKNEIVEEWISSNTVEYLGTTDDVREFINNADCVVLPSYREGTPKSLLEAASSCKPIVTTNVPGCKDVVTHNYNGLLCKVKDSNDLALKMREMFSKDQSELSSFGKNGRTKVEQEYSEKIVIDKYLKTIKSLVS
- a CDS encoding sterol desaturase family protein → MEQFILSFENLSPLYKLGWVVSCLLFVWILELIIPLAQHKYNKIKHDGINLVFFSFSLIINVLVGIATVGVFYWISTSQIGLIQMVDWPFWVELLIAIMALDFIAQYVVHYMLHRVKWMWKMHMVHHSDTKVDATTGTRHHPGDYLLRECFAIATVIIFGIPVSFYVFYRICTIFFTYITHANISLPGWLDKILSYVFITPNIHKFHHHFERPWTDTNFGNIFSIWDRTFGTFVYDDPRKIKFGLDVTDPEQDESISYQLGLPLNKNIKTDY
- the hflX gene encoding GTPase HflX, translated to MKSKKVKHNEMERAVLVSVNEKQSLDEIVDEHLSELAFLAQTAGIETVEIFKQKLEKPDIRTFVGKGKLEEIIAFTKSNDIQVLIFDDDLTPSQLRNLERDVKLKIYDRSLLILDIFLQRAQTAQAKTQVELARYQYLLPRLTRMWTHLERQRGGTGTRGGAGEKEIETDRRILRNQINVLKGRLEKIEKQNAVQRKSRGTIVRVALVGYTNVGKSTLMTLLSKSNVKAEDKLFATVDATVRKVVFNTIPFLLSDTVGFIRKLPHHLIESFKSTLAEVKEADILLHVVDVAHPAHEDHIEVVKETLKDIGADDKPTIYVFNKVDLLEPSEEGDSPIESMKQYHKHRKSASDDIVFVSAEKKINIAELRDAIYEKVRKKHLTIFPNYLKDQTYY
- a CDS encoding two-component system sensor histidine kinase NtrB codes for the protein MSTTSRYQKLFEESIDSIALMDSELKLIEVNESFRNNFEVSATGSSFQDFFAEASLYDEFANLLKENYNVEEFETILESGEGLKKICLINCVRIVEEEQDIYLAVIRDNTRRKNAEQELLKAEKLSMTGKIARSIAHEIRNPLTNLTLALEQLKDEIPDDVDADLYFDIIKRNAERINTLITELLNSSKPKALKLELMSLNEVVNSAIELVKDRLNLKDMELQLDLDQSIPSLQIDKDQLQTAILNLLINAIEAMKEGQGVLKISTWQDDYVYLQIADNGKGISEEHMKMLFEPFFSGKRKGTGLGLLSVQNILHSHNAKIEVTSEVGVKTVFTIQFKSEM
- a CDS encoding polysaccharide biosynthesis/export family protein; amino-acid sequence: MRLFLFIIIPTIIVLSSSCGSYKQNILLKSDNSSDFVNKLSSSDSNRIIEIGDYLELEVFTKYGEKVIDPDYELVSDNLNAEKLRPKLKYLVRNDGSVKLPMVGDVYLEGKSVNSAEEFLQMKFETYYHHPFVKLRILNKRVIVLGASEGQVVPLENEKTTLAEVLALSQGITNNSKAHNLKVVRGSEVLLIDLTTIEGFQNGNILVEPGDVIYIEPIRRPFTEFMRDNGPILSVATSLISLIAVLISIN
- a CDS encoding Dps family protein; this translates as MSTDNGNMIKEKVKTKQKTFARLGYTKMETAEITDAMNKLLANFSVHYQKLRNFHWNVKGADFYDIHENFEEQYNEAIEAIDDVAERIRVFGQTPMSTMGEYISTSEIKETGTDLSALEMVSEVLKDYEILLEHMFNVIEISIENGDSGTEDMMKGFVKSIEKRYWMWTAFSHKG
- a CDS encoding YtxH domain-containing protein, coding for MNNGMKTALSFVTGITAGAILGILTAPESGKKTRKRIVDEIDSTRATLEDLANEKLDEAKKLINWTAEEHARDGHRAIEKTKDKVKVS
- a CDS encoding sigma-54-dependent transcriptional regulator; this translates as MNYKVLIIDDDEDICLLLERLLSKNDYSVSTAEDGESGFKLLKKDKPDLVLCDFKLPDYSGIDMLRKIKVLHPQLPVIIITGYSDVKIAVDALKKGAYNYVTKPLYPDEILMMVKEAISSHHQPILDSKSTKPKKSQKEELTIIKGASPQSEVVWKHVDLIAPTNMSVIIQGETGTGKEYVARAIHLQSERKGHKFLAVDCGALSDDLAGSELFGHVKGSFTGAINDKSGCFEQAKGGTLFLDEIGNLSYENQMKMLRALQERKIRRVGGDKEIDIDVRVVVATNEPLPDLIQSGDFREDLYHRLNEFKIELAPLRERKADIVIYAEYFLKLANDQLNKNIKGFDKSALEVIKHYSWEGNLRELKNVIKRAVLLASSTTIDKTCLPAEIVTGIDHTSVNAEDNLSLKAAVKVAEIKAINMALKKAAFNKSKAAEYLEVDRKTLYNKLNEYGII